In Brassica rapa cultivar Chiifu-401-42 chromosome A06, CAAS_Brap_v3.01, whole genome shotgun sequence, a single window of DNA contains:
- the LOC103871244 gene encoding myrosinase-binding protein 2 isoform X3, whose amino-acid sequence MSWDDGKHAKVKKVQLTFDDVIRSIEVEYEGTNLKSQRRGTVGTRSDGFTLSTDEYITSVSGYYKTTFSGDHITALTFKTNKKTYGPYGNKTQNYFSADAPKDSQIAGFLGTSGNALSSLDVHFAPIPTPGSIKPQPGGSGTGGGGSKPGGSGNESGGGGGGSKPGGSGNESGGGSSKPGGSGNESGGGGGGGSKPGGSGNESGGGGGSGNETGNDGPGKMGPLGGDKGNVFDDVGFEGVKKITVGADQYSVTYIKIEYIKDGQVVVREHGTVRGELKEFSVDYPNDSITAVSGTYKHIFTYDTTLITSLYFTTSKGFTSPLFGIDSEKKGTEFEFKGENGGKLLGFHGRGGNAIDAIGAYFDTGSQGGKGGDGSKTDVPGKKGPLGGDKGEEFNDVGFEGVKKITVGADQYSVTYIKIEYVKDGKVEIREHGTSRGELQEFSVDYPNDSITAVSGTYKRVYTYDTTLITSLYFTTSKGFTSPLFGINSEKKGTEFEFKGENGGKLIGLHGRGGNAIDAIGAYFDTGSQGGDGGDVPSKDGPNTDVPGKKGPLGGDKGEPFDDVGFEGVKKITVGVDNLSITYIKIEYVKDGKVEVREHGTARGKLQEFSVDYPNDSITEVAGTYKHNYTYDTTLITSLYFTTSKGFTSPLFGIDSEKKGTEFEFKDENGGKLIGFHGRGGNAIDAIGAYFDTGSKPGGNGDNGSGSNSGSSPQKLDAQGGKGGNQWDDSGDHDGVTKIHVAYSRVIEQIKFEYVKNGETKEGPAHGVKGGARTMIATFEISHPNEYLLSVKGWSDSSNKIVGIQFTTNTKTSDYYGFEKYPGDEGTDILLEVKDKKIVGFHGFADNQLNSLGAYFAPIASTPLKPSKKLQGVGGDEGASWDDGAFDGVKKIQVGQNNDGVSFVAVEYQNGSQKVVGDGHGKQSSLGVETFELADGEYITSVGVYYDKIHAEGRGVTVVTSLIFKTNKQISQPFGMTGGEYVELKEEGNKIVGFHGKASDWVHQIGVYVAPVTK is encoded by the exons ATGTCTTGGGACGACGGAAAGCACGCCAAGGTGAAGAAAGTTCAGCTCACATTTGATGACGTCATCAGATCTATCGAGGTGGAATACGAGGGAACCAACCTTAAGTCCCAGCGTCGTGGCACTGTCGGCACCAGATCAGACGGA TTCACACTGAGCACGGACGAGTACATAACAAGTGTGTCTGGTTACTACAAAACCACTTTTTCGGGAGACCATATAACGGCGCTAACGTTTAAGACGAACAAGAAGACATATGGGCCTTACGGAAACAAAACTCAGAACTACTTTTCGGCTGACGCACCCAAAGATAGCCAAATCGCTGGGTTTCTAGGAACCAGCGGCAATGCTCTCAGCTCCCTCGACGTCCACTTTGCTCCCATTCCTACCCCTGGTAGCATCAAACCACAACCTGGAGGCTCTGGAACCGGCGGTGGCGGTTCAAAACCTGGTGGTTCTGGAAATGAATCTGGTGGTGGCGGCGGTGGTTCAAAACCCGGTGGTTCTGGAAATGAATCTGGTGGCGGCAGTTCAAAACCTGGTGGTTCTGGAAATGAATCTGGTGGCGGCGGCGGCGGTGGTTCAAAACCTGGTGGTTCTGGAAATGAATCTGGTGGCGGCGGTGGTTCTGGAAATGAAACCGGTAATGATGGACCAGGAAAGATGGGACCGCTTGGTGGTGATAAGGGAAATGTATTCGACGATGTTGGTTTCGAGGGTGTGAAGAAAATAACCGTCGGAGCAGACCAATATAGTGTAACATACATCAAGATCGAGTACATAAAAGATGGACAAGTTGTTGTCCGTGAGCATGGGACAGTTCGTGGGGAACTCAAGGAg TTTTCAGTGGACTATCCTAACGATAGTATTACGGCCGTTAGTGGAACCTACAAACATATTTTCACCTATGATACGACTCTCATCACATCGCTTTACTTCACAACCTCCAAAGGTTTCACCTCTCCATTATTCGGTATCGACAGTGAAAAGAAGGGAACAGAATTCGAGTTCAAAGGTGAAAATGGAGGAAAGCTTCTTGGGTTCCACGGACGTGGCGGTAATGCTATTGATGCAATAGGAGCTTACTTCGACACCGGTTCACAAGGAGGTAAGGGTGGCGACGGTTCAAAAACTGATGTCCCAGGGAAGAAGGGACCTCTTGGTGGTGACAAGGGAGAAGAGTTCAACGATGTTGGTTtcgaaggtgtgaagaaaattaCCGTAGGAGCCGATCAATACAGTGTAACTTACATCAAGATCGAATACGTGAAAGATGGAAAAGTCGAAATCCGTGAGCACGGGACAAGTCGTGGGGAACTACAAGAG TTTTCAGTGGACTATCCTAACGATAGTATTACGGCCGTTAGTGGAACCTACAAACGTGTTTACACCTATGATACGACTCTCATCACATCACTTTACTTCACAACCTCCAAAGGTTTCACCTCTCCATTATTCGGTATCAACAGTGAGAAGAAGGGAACCGAATTCGAGTTCAAAGGTGAAAATGGAGGAAAGCTTATTGGTTTGCATGGACGTGGTGGTAATGCTATTGATGCAATTGGAGCTTACTTTGACACCGGTTCACAAGGTGGTGACGGAGGCGACGTCCCTAGTAAAGACGGTCCTAACACTGATGTCCCCGGGAAGAAGGGACCGCTTGGTGGTGACAAGGGAGAACCATTCGACGATGTTGGTTttgaaggtgtgaagaaaataacCGTCGGAGTAGACAACTTAAGCATAACTTATATCAAGATCGAATACGTAAAAGATGGAAAAGTTGAAGTCCGTGAGCACGGAACGGCTCGTGGGAAACTACAAGag TTTTCAGTGGACTATCCAAACGATAGTATCACGGAAGTTGCTGGAACCTACAAACATAACTACACCTATGATACGACTCTCATCACATCGCTTTACTTCACAACCTCCAAAGGTTTCACCTCTCCATTGTTCGGTATCGACAGTGAAAAGAAGGGAACAGAATTCGAGTTCAAAGATGAAAATGGAGGAAAACTTATTGGGTTTCATGGACGTGGTGGTAATGCTATTGATGCTATTGGAGCTTACTTCGACACTGGTTCTAAACCTGGTGGCAATGGCGACAATGGAAGTGGTTCCAACAGCGGTTCTAGTCCTCAAAAACTTGACGCACAAGGCGGCAAGGGAGGCAACCAATGGGACGACAGTGGTGATCACGATGGTGTGACGAAGATACATGTAGCATATAGTCGAGTGATTGAGCAAATCAAGTTCGAATATGTCAAGAACGGAGAGACAAAGGAAGGACCTGCCCATGGTGTGAAAGGAGGAGCTAGAACTATGATTGCAACG TTTGAGATAAGTCATCCCAACGAGTATCTCCTGTCTGTGAAAGGTTGGTCCGATTCATCCAACAAGATTGTCGGGATTCAGTTCACAACCAACACAAAGACTTCTGATTATTACGGGTTTGAAAAATATCCTGGAGATGAAGGTACAGATATTTTACTTGAAGTGAAAGACAAGAAGATTGTCGGCTTCCATGGCTTCGCCGACAATCAACTCAACTCTCTTGGAGCTTACTTCGCTCCCATCGCCTCAACTCCATTGAAACCAAGCAAGAAGCTACAAGGAGTAGGTGGTGATGAAGGAGCTTCATGGGATGATGGTGCTTTCGACGGCGTTAAGAAAATACAAGTAGGACAGAACAATGACGGTGTGTCTTTCGTGGCGGTCGAGTACCAGAATGGCTCTCAGAAAGTTGTTGGTGATGGTCATGGCAAACAATCATCGCTTGGAGTTGAAACG tttgaGCTTGCGGATGGTGAGTACattacgtctgtgggtgtctacTATGACAAAATCCATGCAGAGGGACGTGGTGTGACAGTGGTGACGAGTTTAATATTCAAGACTAATAAGCAGATATCTCAACCATTTGGAATGACTGGCGGAGAATATGTTGAGCTTAAGGAAGAAGGTAACAAGATCGTTGGGTTCCATGGAAAAGCTAGCGATTGGGTTCATCAAATTGGAGTCTATGTTGCACCAGTCACCAAATGA